One region of Maylandia zebra isolate NMK-2024a linkage group LG10, Mzebra_GT3a, whole genome shotgun sequence genomic DNA includes:
- the LOC101472126 gene encoding cornifelin, which produces MTSKMVVRQPQPMMYTQESDEWSSGICDCCQDVPGCCCAFWCLPCFACITSRDYGEPLCLPLLEIFSGFIPGITMSMRVNMRQRYRIRGTMCRDCVLSTFCCACSWCQMSREMKSRNVSVVMVGAKNT; this is translated from the exons ATGACTTCTAAAATGGTTGTTCGGCAACCTCAGCCTATGATGTATACCCAAGAGTCTGATGAGTGGTCAAGTGGGATCTGTGACTGCTGTCAAGATGTGCCAGGGT GCTGTTGTGCTTTCTGGTGCTTGCCCTGCTTTGCCTGCATAACTTCGAGAGATTATGGTGAGCCTCTCTGCCTCCCCCTGCTGGAGATTTTCAGTGGTTTTATCCCGGGAATCACCATGTCCATGAGGGTCAACATGCGACAGCGCTATCGCATCAGG GGCACCATGTGTCGGGATTGTGTGCTTTCGACTTTCTGTTGCGCCTGCAGCTGGTGTCAGATGTCCAGAGAAATGAAGAGTAGGAATGTTTCAGTTGTTATGGTTGGTGCCAAAAACACATAA
- the LOC101472639 gene encoding cornifelin homolog B-like translates to MTDTMVVTQPQPVIYVQGSDEWSSGLFDFCENVPECLFAYFCLPCFACKTSRDYGENLCLPLADWVSGMIPPATMSMRVSMRHRYGITGTMCNDCVLSTFCMSCVWCQMSREMKKRALPVVMVATKNV, encoded by the exons ATGACTGATACGATGGTCGTCACGCAGCCTCAGCCTGTGATATATGTTCAAGGGTCGGATGAATGGTCATCTGGGTTATTTGACTTCTGTGAAAATGTGCCAGAGT GCCTTTTTGCTTACTTTTGCTTACCCTGCTTCGCCTGTAAAACTTCGAGAGACTACGGGGAAaatctctgtctccctctggcCGACTGGGTGAGCGGCATGATCCCGCCGGCCACCATGTCCATGAGGGTCTCCATGCGACACCGCTATGGCATCACC ggcACCATGTGTAACGACTGTGTGCTTTCGACATTCTGTATGTCCTGTGTCTGGTGTCAGATGTCAAGAGAGATGAAGAAACGAGCACTCCCAGTCGTTATGGTTGCTACTAAAAACGTGTAA